From the genome of Calliopsis andreniformis isolate RMS-2024a unplaced genomic scaffold, iyCalAndr_principal scaffold0022, whole genome shotgun sequence:
GATAAACAGACACGTTTCCCTTCAACCGCTAAACAACGATTCCGGTTGGGAACACCGAATGAACTCTGTATAAATAAGTCTTCCTATTCTAGCACTATTCTTTCAAAAATTTACGTCCACCAATTGCTCACGCCATAGACAGgttcataaattattttatgtGCAACGCAGCGGCTGCTTGAAGGTGTTGGAAGAGTCGGGAAAACGAGCGAATCGTGAGAATAATTACCGGGATCGGTGAGAAACTTCAGTAAAAGTTTGTTACTGATTTAACGTCATAGCACGGTACAGATTAAGCTCGCTAATGGTTTACAAAGATACTGATGCAAATGCGCCTCGATGAGATCGAGAACGACAATGAATACGGCTTAGTCGTAAAGGTGGAGCTCGAATCCAGTCATTCTTTTCGGTTCCTCGCGGCAATTACCTATTCATTTTTACGGTTGTGACGGCTACTCTTTATGCACGTGCTACTTTTCACGTGATATCTCGCCTGAAGACTGAAGGATAATTACTAGTTTTTAGGAATGAGGTCGGGCTGATATGATCTATGTGCAAAGCAGGATATTATTCTGCCTTTGATAGGCAGTAACATAGGTAAAGATATTGAAAATTAGTGACTAGAAATCGTAACGAATTTTGAACAATAGGTACATGAATTTAGCGATACTAGAGACCGTGCGCTTATCGTCTGAACGTATGGCCTTTGACTCGAGCTGGTTGCTACCAAACATTTTCTTAGCTACGATTAAAGCTAAAATTCGCTTTCGGACATATAATTGCAGACACGGATACTACCGAGCGCTAAATACTTATTATCCTCGAGCATGCAACGTCCTAGTTCTACTCCGAGTGAAACCAAAGGGACCCGTACGTAGAATTATGCTTTTATATCCTCGTTATTTCCAGCAATTTCAGATCTTCAATCTTTTCAGTTACTACAGTTTTCTTTCTGGGCAAGTGTTTCTTAAATTGAAATCTATGAATTCTGTTCTAAGTTTTCGAAAATGTCTTGAGGAGGTCAAGAAGTTTCTCTAAGCTGGAGATCTTTTATGAGACGCTATTATATTGCCTTTCGTTTCCAATTCTCGTTGACGTCGCGTCAGTTAACCGTGTTCAGTTAACTTTGATCTCATCCAATTACTAACTGTTAGGTTTTCACTGTTAATTCGATCTTTTCGGCAAATCTCTGGAAGTACTAGTGACTGTGAAGCCAATCGTATGCAGGCAGGAGGGTTCCCTTCTAGACTCAACGAGCGAGAAAGAGCGAGAAAGAGCGAGAAAGAGCGAGAAAGAGCGAGAAAGAGCGAGAAAGAGCGAGAAAGAAACCGACAGACGACCTTAATAAATTCATTATTTCCTTTGACATACGGCTAGACAAACTCTACTGTCTTAAAgtttcgttttttatagttagtcAAGTTCCTTCAATTTTACAGTTCTAAACTAAACTATTGACCAGAAGTTTTAGGAGAACCACCTATACAGTTTCTCAGTTCTTGACCCTCGACACTTGGGTGCCCTACCGTTCTCTTCTTCAACTGGAACTCTAGTAAGAGTTGAAACATCTACGAATTTGTGTCCTTATTGTGGCGACAAAGTGTCTCATAATTATAGTCTCATACTATAGTCGACTCACCGGAAGGAGTGACAGCATTAGTCAAGGTGGTGCGTCTAACTATGCTTCCGTTATTCGTTGCTTCCGGCATCACCTGAGAGAATGGCGGTTGAGCGAGTGTAGTTGCGGGTGGTGGTGGTTCACGAAGTAGCCGTATTTTCTGTATCATCTCCCTTATCTCGTAGCGTAGTATTCCCAGGAAGCAGAGTTTCGCGAACGCAATTACGCAGAAACCGAGTACGAACAGCAGATCAGCCGTCTTTCTGAGCCATCGCATTAGAAATTCCTCACAACCCCTCGCATATGGTTGCTGGCAAGTGTCACTAACGTTGGCTGTGGGCCCGCAACACGTTGAGGGCCAACGGGAGCCAAAGTCTCTGGGTCCAGTTATTCCGCAACACGCGAACCCTTTCTGCAACCTGTCCCACTGCTCGCTGAATCGTAGATCTTTGCCGTATTCCATCTGTGGCAGAAATAGAACACTATAAATACATGAACGCGGTCAAAGAACCGGGAAGTCCGCAACCCGAAACGCTGTCAATTCGGAGTGCATGCCATTTCATCTGCAAACTTACATTTATGCGTGCCTCGCTTGAATGGAAATTATAGCGTGACTCCTAAAGTAACAGTAGATCGATCTTTTATTCGAGACTTGTCTAGATAGTTTACTCTACAATTTAGACTTGTCTTCGAGCAATGAGTTATCTTATTTTGAGTTATACGACTAGTTACGGGGGTACGATAACGAATATAACACGAGAAAGTTTTGGTAAGAGGGTGGAGCTTTTACGAGGGCGACCCTATGGTCCCGAATGACGTATCCAGGTCGATTATCCGGGGGCACGCACATTTTCCGTCGATTATGCGATCGACCTAGATAAGAACGGGGCTAAGAATAATGACTGCAGATACGGAAAGAGAAACGAGGTGAAACTGTTGGAAGATTGGTATTGTTGATTACACTGATTTTTTATCGTGATGGTATCGAGACGAACTGTGAACAGCTTGAACATCTCTTAATTGGAAACATGTGAAATACCCACGAAATTGTGCTAAATTTTCATATTCCTTTCGGAATATGATTACCCAAGATTTACGTTACTTTTATCAGAACTTACCTCTTGAATCGTagtgaaaatatttttcatgaTAAAATGCTCTTTCTACTTATGAAAACCACTTTACTCAATTGAGTACATGAAAGCGATAGATAAGCAAGATTTCCGATAAAAGCTGCAATCATGCCATAATACATTAGTGCACCGATTGATAAAAATTTCATACCATTTAGGCCTTCCGAACTCACTTAAAGTTTCATGTTGTTTCCGCTCGATAAGAAGCCAACAGCCTCGATTAAAACTGTCAGTCCATGTTTAAGGATTCACTAAACGGTCTTTATCGTTTATAAGAAAGTAAAAGTCTTGAGAAATGAATAACTCACGATTGTAGCCAATGATATCATTTTACATTCCTGGTATCAATGATTGATGAATCTTGTTGGGTGTCCAAAATCAGGGTATTAATCTGACATATTTAATATGTTATCAGATATAGAGGAGCGCAAGTATCCTCAATGATAAACATCctgatattatacatataagtaTTCATTGAACCGTGTCTTCTTAAATTCGTAAATCATGTATCAAGCAGCTTAATGTCAAGTGTCGACGCGAGGAAGTACAAAATTGCCAAGAAGTAGGTATGGTACGTAAATACTCGTTTATAAATAGATCGTATACTAGCTACGGTAGAATATTATTCATAGTCTATCGTTTCTCGATTGAAACGAtcattaaattataattataaaataaatgcaAAACAGCCTTCATTAATTATAGTCTTGTGCCTCTAATGAAATTGCAAGACGAACTTATTCTTTCCGATGGTTGATATTATATTGAATGTTACTTCTTAATAAGAGGGACTACGCCTCCACAATTCTTCGTCGATCGTAGCTCGCATCTTCAGGGAAATTGATTTCACTCCTCTTTTCGTGACATTGAAGTTCCACCTTAACGCATCCCCTCCATGGATTCGTTTTTCAGACCTGCTTCGCATCGAACGAATTCAagcatagaggatcgaaggtggGAAAACTTTGATTGAGCAACGAATCTTTTAAATTATTCCCGTCTGCTATGTATAGACGTCGAGTAGCGAGCAGCTTGGAAAGCTTTCTATGATCGTGTTTTATTGTTAGTTATTTGAGAGAAAGAAAGGCGAAAGTATGGACTGATAGGGTGTTCGGGTAAAGGTGCTCGAATTGGCTCGAATCGTTTCGAGTGGATTTATTCTGCCACAAGACGGTGAAATCTATTGGGTGACGCTTGATCGCTATATTACCAATTCGTGCATTGCCAAAACGAGccacttatattgcgttttaacgACTGCTTTCCCCTCGGTGTCGTATATAATTGCCTCTGGAAGGGAAGATTTCTTCCTTCGTTCCTAAATATAACTTGGGTATTGTTCGCGAAGGTCTGTGTCCCCCAACATTTAGTCGATATAAAATAATTCAAGTATAGAAGAACATCGTTCGTGTAGAGTAGGTTATGACTTCCTTCGATGATTTAATAAGGTATCTGGTAAGGTATAAAATGAAGAGTACTGACCTGCAGTCGTTGTCTGAGTGTGGGTCTAAGCTCGACACGCATTCTTTCGAATCGAAAGACCCAGGCGACTCCTATGACGGCGTCGCCAAAGAGGAGCGCCAGTAGGAGGACCCAGTAGGCGTTCAGAAGCCTCGCGCTGAGTCTTCTGGCGGCGATGCAGCCCAATAATTGTACTAGGCCCAATTGCGTGGCCAGAGCCAGGTAGGCGTAGAGCGCTGTCGGGTCGAATGCACGCGGTACACCTGGCACCACGTATCGGCGTGGATCACTGGTGAACAAAAGTGTTCGTGAGACCGCGGTAGCGAAGCCGAGCGCGCTACCGAGCAGCACCAAGTTACAGGTGTAGATCCAGAGCCGGTAATATCGCATCGCGACGTCCTGGCCACAGTTGGCGCGTCCGTGGGCCGTCACCGACGTCGCCGTCTCTTGAGCGACGAACGACCAACGACTCTCTCTTCTGTTGTTTCCTTTCAGAGCGCTGGTATTGTTGCTATTGTTGATGTTGTGGCTAGTTGTAGTAGTGGTAATCGTATCCGTCGAATATTGTTGCTGGCGACGATTGTCCAGCAGAAATAGGAAGGACGTTTTCACGGTGCAGTCCTTGTTCGCTGTCTTTTGGCTGTGCGTCGACTGCGGGGTGGCTGAACGTTGCAGCAGCATCACCGTCATACTATCGTGCCTCCTCTTGTACGCGTACCCTCGTCGTAAGGATTATATACCGGCTAGTAGAAGATTGTGGAGAGTGCCGGCTAGATTGAACCGACCGAAAGAAACTTGGACGAGAGAAGTGGTCCGAGGAAACGGCGCGTGTCACGCGACCCGCCGCCGTATGCGCCCTGATAGGAACAGTCTGTTCATCGTAATCCTCTCCGTTTCTCCGCTTCTAATACGGCCTCTTGCGATTTTCGTTCCTGCACATCCAATACAAACAGTGAAGCACGTCAAAAGGTGATGTCCCTACGGTAAACGGCTGCTTAGACTCAGACATATTCTGAATATAATTAGACACGATTGCTGTCTGGATAATCTACCGAATACCGTTCAGCATATTGGTCGATTGGATTCTATGGGTTAATGGGTTGATTAGGGACAAATGTACCTGGGAACAGTTTGGACAGAGATCAAACAGGATTGTCACGTTAGTAGATTATGCCGCTAGAACGAGCATTGGCGTCTGACCAGTGCTAGGAGAATCTACTTATCTCGAAGACTGTACCTCGGCTGTAGCACGAAGACTGTAGCACGAAAACTTATTTTCTTTCATTCTTTGAACTCCATTGATGACTCTAATGAAGTACATAGAGCTAAATTTGCTCTGTTATACTTTTTCGCTGAATTTTCCGAAGCAATCGCGTAGATACAGGGAGTAATTATTAGTCGTGAGAGATCACGTTAAAGCAATGTAGTGCTTAGAAACAAGCACGAACAGACTCGGCAGGCGTTCTCTTGCAAAATTGTATTTCTTTCTGACAGTTGTGGCGTGCAATAGGCGATTCTGTTATCGATCCGTCTCACGAGTTAGTCACGCGTCCCGCGCTTACCTTTCCATCCAGAGAAACACGACGAAATAACTAGCGCGAGCAATAGAGACAAGTCGATATCTAAATTCATTAGTTTTTTATAACTATTGTCAACGGCGTAATAAGGTGTTAATGTTAAAGGTTTGGAGACAAAATCTTTAGACCTCGGATGACGATTCAGTCATGGATCACATTATTTTTAGTAGAAACAACAAGGTAGAATCGTGGGTTCGAGTCCTATTAATCTCTTGCGTCGAACCAAATACTCCTCTCTAATTTGAAACAGAAGGAACGGTATCTGGTCATGCAAAAGGAAATCAGAAACGTCATCGTAAATGGAgatgtatttttaaaataagtGTACTACCGTAAATAGAAGCATTCTCGAATGTACCGGCAGAAGTGTTCGAAATACCATGCTGTGACTATCACTGGTATTAATGGAACATTTATAGCTTAGGATTGCGTGTGCAGGGTGACATTTTCAATTCCTACTTTCTAATATTTCTATTCTTTAACTAAATCAAAAAGTATATACCAAATATTTCTTGCAACAGGTCATTTCTAATGAAGAATTCATCAAATTCAAATGAATAATCCTTACCGAGTACCTCGACAGATATAATTATGAAGAAAATATCTAAACATTAGTGGGTGT
Proteins encoded in this window:
- the LOC143187286 gene encoding uncharacterized protein LOC143187286, whose translation is MTVMLLQRSATPQSTHSQKTANKDCTVKTSFLFLLDNRRQQQYSTDTITTTTTSHNINNSNNTSALKGNNRRESRWSFVAQETATSVTAHGRANCGQDVAMRYYRLWIYTCNLVLLGSALGFATAVSRTLLFTSDPRRYVVPGVPRAFDPTALYAYLALATQLGLVQLLGCIAARRLSARLLNAYWVLLLALLFGDAVIGVAWVFRFERMRVELRPTLRQRLQMEYGKDLRFSEQWDRLQKGFACCGITGPRDFGSRWPSTCCGPTANVSDTCQQPYARGCEEFLMRWLRKTADLLFVLGFCVIAFAKLCFLGILRYEIREMIQKIRLLREPPPPATTLAQPPFSQVMPEATNNGSIVRRTTLTNAVTPSGNASLLLQTDECNAGRHPLLANNLQDGGADSDTNSHCALILEETTPTSANHNCNNAREKSNGNNNYEMREFNRRLLLSNGGSPATGITAGGQSRRT